The following proteins are encoded in a genomic region of Clostridium pasteurianum BC1:
- a CDS encoding ATP-binding protein translates to MVIVGILLLLVALIIIIKDYKTESTIWLSAICFFTGIGTLTVVFKTYFTIYLIPYYSFTQERINLIYQIAAVYMSLDYFIVPYCMLLYGLSHTNIIHKDKKKIIYPILLIPAVLNFILVPIKNNFMKTPAELMSYFKVLSIWSVPYIFGGLIFLVYSYFKEKSYLMKKYKFKTIVILAPCFFYTALSTIIFRAFGIENTWQYFTFLIPIQFMEFLYFAFKYGVFGVKIRFHRYKFAFENSLDFVSDSTIALNENLSVIEFNKRFKENFLLKKTDEKKYKNFDDIINDSKLLKHKNKLLNLISESKDKKIKNLEIVIKNISGKKYFAVQANPIIINNEYLGTILVFKDISVHIENLRLIKENQMQLIEKERLLSLNQLIGGVAHNLKTPLMSSSGGIEIIKRDIERINQYTKDNSQNDINIKKTINEVNKWSDRITENLIYISNVIDAVKGQVTPYDKDNEDYFTIKEIEKKIMILMDFQIRKSKCKFIKKIKIESNYKIKGDINSLVQVLNNLISNAIESVSAKENGTVIFGIYKEINNVIFYVKNNGDKIPENIQKKIFKQMITTKGKNGTGLGLYISKLIIKVMFKGKIYFNTDDEETIFYVELPLKDMEG, encoded by the coding sequence ATGGTAATTGTAGGTATATTATTATTGTTAGTGGCATTAATAATTATTATTAAGGATTATAAAACTGAATCAACTATATGGTTGTCAGCAATATGTTTTTTCACTGGAATCGGGACGTTAACTGTTGTTTTTAAAACATATTTTACGATATATCTTATACCATATTATAGCTTTACTCAAGAAAGAATAAACTTAATATATCAAATAGCTGCTGTCTATATGTCACTTGACTACTTCATAGTGCCTTATTGTATGTTACTTTATGGATTATCCCATACAAATATAATTCATAAAGACAAGAAGAAAATAATATATCCTATTTTATTAATACCAGCTGTTTTAAATTTTATATTAGTACCAATAAAAAACAACTTTATGAAGACACCTGCAGAACTGATGTCGTATTTTAAAGTATTATCAATATGGTCTGTGCCATATATTTTTGGAGGACTTATTTTCTTAGTTTACTCTTATTTTAAAGAAAAGTCTTACTTGATGAAAAAGTATAAGTTTAAAACTATAGTTATTCTCGCTCCATGTTTTTTTTACACAGCGTTGTCTACTATAATATTTAGAGCATTTGGGATAGAAAACACTTGGCAATACTTTACATTTTTAATTCCTATACAGTTTATGGAATTTTTATATTTTGCATTTAAATATGGAGTTTTCGGTGTGAAAATAAGATTTCACAGGTATAAATTTGCGTTTGAAAATAGTTTAGATTTTGTATCTGATTCAACTATTGCACTAAATGAGAATTTAAGTGTTATTGAATTTAATAAAAGATTTAAAGAAAATTTCCTATTAAAAAAAACAGATGAAAAAAAATATAAAAATTTTGATGATATTATTAATGACAGTAAATTATTAAAGCATAAAAATAAACTCTTAAATTTAATAAGTGAATCTAAAGATAAAAAGATAAAGAACTTAGAGATAGTAATAAAGAATATATCGGGGAAAAAGTATTTTGCAGTACAAGCCAATCCAATAATTATAAATAATGAATACCTTGGTACAATTCTTGTATTTAAAGATATCAGTGTTCATATAGAAAATTTAAGGCTTATAAAAGAAAATCAAATGCAATTAATTGAAAAGGAACGTCTTTTATCTTTGAACCAACTAATAGGAGGTGTAGCACATAATTTAAAAACTCCACTCATGAGTTCTTCAGGAGGAATTGAAATTATAAAAAGGGATATAGAAAGAATAAATCAATATACTAAAGATAATAGTCAAAATGATATTAATATAAAAAAAACAATAAATGAGGTTAATAAATGGAGTGATAGAATTACAGAAAATTTGATTTATATTTCTAATGTAATAGATGCAGTTAAAGGTCAAGTTACTCCTTATGATAAAGATAATGAAGATTATTTTACGATAAAAGAAATAGAAAAAAAGATTATGATATTAATGGATTTTCAGATCAGAAAAAGTAAATGTAAATTTATAAAAAAAATAAAAATAGAAAGTAATTATAAAATTAAGGGTGATATTAACTCTCTAGTTCAAGTTTTAAATAATCTCATATCTAATGCTATAGAATCAGTTTCAGCTAAAGAAAATGGTACTGTAATTTTCGGAATATATAAAGAAATAAATAATGTTATTTTTTATGTAAAAAATAATGGCGATAAAATACCAGAAAATATACAGAAAAAAATATTTAAACAGATGATTACAACTAAGGGTAAGAACGGTACTGGACTTGGATTATACATATCTAAATTAATAATAAAAGTTATGTTCAAGGGGAAAATATATTTTAATACAGATGATGAAGAAACAATTTTTTATGTAGAACTACCTTTAAAGGACATGGAGGGCTGA